The DNA segment aaattaaaaaattaaggaactcctaaaaaaaataaaaatgcaaaacgAACGGGAAAAAATAGTAAActacaaaaaacaaaagaaaatgcttgagttgcctcccaagaagcgcctgatttaacatcgcagcACGACACTACCACTCCTCAAGCATCCTTCAGTTCAATTGAGGACTTGTGACGATCCGCATCACCACCTCAATAATGCTTGATTCTTTGCCTATTGACCAAGAACGTTCTCTCGGAATTTGGCGCTCTTAACTCTATTGTCCCGTATGGTGTCACACGCACTATTTCAAAAGGTCCAGACCATCTAGACTTTAGTTTTCCGGGAAACAACTTCAACCTGGAGTTGAATAGCAATACCAACTGGCCCGGATCAAAATGGCGATGCTTGATTTTCTTGTCATGCCACcttttggtcttttctttatatagcTTGGCGTTCTCATATACATTCAGCCTGAATTCATCTGGCTCTTTGAGTTGGAGCAATCTTTTCTCACCCGCCAACTCCATATCCATATTGAGCTTTTTAACGGCCCAAAAGGCCTTGTGTTCTAGCTCAACTGAAAGGTGACATGCTTTGCCATAGATCAACTTGTAAGGCAAGGCTCCAATAGGTGTCTTATATGCAGTTCTGTatgcccatagagcgtcatccaacctTGCAGCCCAGTCTTTCCTATTTGCACTGACCATTTTctccaaaattttctttatttctctatTCGATACCTCTGCTCGCCCACTCATCTGAGGGTGATATTCGGTGGCaactttgtgcttgactccgtattttgcTAAAAGGTTGTTCAAAAGTCTGTTGCAAAAATGCGTACCTTTATCACTTATCAGAGCTCGAGGAGTCCCGAAACATGTAAAAATGTTCTTCTTGACAATATTAGCCACCACCTTTGCATCATTAGTAGGTAAAGAAATGGCAtccacccacttagacacatagtCTACTACTAACAAGATATATTTGTTCCCTCTAGAcgatgggaatggtcccataaaattgatcccccaaacatcaaaaatctCCACCTCAAGAATGTTCGTAAGCGGCATCTCATTTTTTCTAGTGATTGTTCCAGTTCTCTGACACCGATCACACTTCTTCACAAATGAATGGGCATCTTTAAACAGAGTCGCCCAAAAGGTGAGGAGTGACAATCATACCAAACCTACTCCACCTCCTTCTTCGGAATGCATCTCCTCATCAGTTGGTCAGCACATTGCCGATACAAGAATGACTCATCATAGAAATAGTAGTTTATGTCATGTAAGAATTGCTTCCTCCCTTCAGGTGGCATTTCTGGAGGAAGTACTCAGCTCACTATGAAATTTAtgtaatctgcataccatggtgGCGGATCATGTGTGACTGCAAAGAGTTGCTCATCTGGGAATGTCTCCTTAATCACCCCTCCTTTTTCCACTTACTCATGATTTTCTAGCCTTGACAATTGGTCAGCCACTTGATTCTCTGTGCCCTTCCGATCACGGATTTCCAAGtcaaattcctgcaaaagaaGTACCCATCTAATCAGTCTCGGCTTAGTATCTTTTTTTGAGATTAAATACCTGATCGCCACATGATCCGTGTACACGATCACATGTGTTCCTACTAAGTAGGACCGAAACTTGTCAAAAGCATAGACAACTGCCAACAATTCTTTTTTTGTCGTGGTGTAGTGGAGTTGTGCATCAGTTAGGATCTTACTGGCATAGTAGATTGAATGAAACACTTTGTTCTTCCTTTTTCCAAGCACAACCCCAATTTCTATGTCACTCGCATCACACATCAACACAAAGGGCAAACTCCAGTCAGGTGCGATAATATTCATGCCCGACTAGCCTGTccaacatctgatcaatgaaagGGAGAGGGAAGTGGTCCTTGTGCATAACCTTGTTGAGttcctgtaatcaatgcataCCCTCCAGCCCGTCACCGTTCTGGTAGGTATCAAATCATTTTGCTCGTTTACCACAACTATCATGCCTCCTTTTTTCGGCACGCACTGCATAGGACTTACCCAATTGCTGTCATAAATAGGAAATATGATCCCCACATCCAGACATTTGATAATCTCTTTTTTTACCACCTCCTTCATAATAGGATTCAATCGTCTCTACTGCTCCACACTTAGTTTGTGTCAAACCTCCAAAAgtattttatgcatgcaaaatgatgGACTAATTCCCTTGATATCGGCAATAGTCCAACCAATGGCTCCTTTGTGTTCCCTCAGAACCCGCATAAACTTGTCCTCTTGCACATGTGATAATAAAGATAAGATGATCACAGGTAAGGATTCTGAGACACCTAAGTATGTGTATCGCAGATGAGAAGGTAAAGGCTTGAGCTCCAACTTTGGAGCCTCCTCAATCGATGGTTTAGGTGGTGTCAATGTCAATGGCCTATCGATTTCCTTAAATCTCTTCAACCCGTTGATATACTGGCATGTCATGTTCAAAACTTGTATGAATTCTTCTCCCAGctcatcctcctcttcttcttcgtaAATTAAAGCTCTTCCCAAAGGATCTTCAGATAACAAGTATGGTGTTGTGCCTGCCAATTCATCATCCACAATTGTGATCATAGCCAAATCTTCATAGTGTGCTAAAAATTTAAGTGCTCGTTATACATTGAAGACCTCCACCTTGTAACCCACTCTCATGGTCATTTGTCCTTCACATACGTCAATAATTGCGCGACTCGTGGCTAGAAATGGTCGTCCTAAAATAAATAGGACTTCCTGATTAGGCTCATAATCCAGGATGACAAAGTTAGCTGGGAATATGAATGTGCCCACTTGGACCAGCACATCTTCAATGATGCCCTCGGGGTTGGCTAATGATCTATCAGCCAATTGCAATACCACCATAGTCGGTCGAGGATCTCCCGACCCTAGCTGTAGAAATACATACAATGGCATCGGGTTTATGCTTGCCTCAAGATCACATAATGCTCGCCCAACCACATGTTTCCCAATTGAAATTTGAATTATGAAGCTTCCTGGGTCCTTTAATTTAGGACTCAACTTATTATAAATTCTGGAACTACACTCCTCAGTGAGTGCTACAATATCGAACTCAGTTAGTTTGCACTTGTTTGCCACAATTTCTTTGATGTACTTTGCATACTTTGGCACTTCTTGTAGAATGTCCACCAATGGGATGTTAATCTGCACCTGTTTCAAAATATCAAGGAATTTCTTGTACGCTGTATTATCTTTCATTTTCTGTAATCTCTGAGGGAATGGAGGTGGTGGCTTTGCAACTATTGGTTGTGGTTGCTTTGCCATGGCCTCTTCAATTGGCTTCTCTAACTCCTTTGCAGTTTCTGATTCGACTTCTATGGTGGGCTATTTTTCACTAAACATCACTTGCTTTCTATTCTTTGACGGGACTTCTTCTAATTCTCTCTCATTCCTCAATGACACGGCATTAATATGGGCCTTAAGATTAGCCTCAGTGTCGCCAGGTAATGCTCCCGCTGGTCTGGTGTTCTAGGAACTGGCGAGTTGCCCCATATGTCGCTCTAAATTTCGAATAACAATAGCTTGATTCTAATTATCAGCCATATTCTTCTTGAGCATATCCTCAATATTACCCATCGGGTTTGCGGACTAATTTACTTGTGGTGGGAGAAACTGTTGGTATTGACCTTGTGGTTTGAACTGATTCTGATTACCCTGATTTTCACCCCATGAGAAATTTGGGTGGTTCCTCCAAtttggattataagtattacCATACTGATTCTGATTAGCTTGGCCTCTATTCGAATTCCCCACAAAGTATACTGAGTCTGGATTCATTGGACATGCATCACTGATAGGGCCCTCGCCGCAGACTTCGCAAAACACTTGCACCTGTTGTACTGGTTGAACATGTTGCATTAGTGTGAACTGTTGTTGGTTCTGGGTCACATTCATCTTGCTGTTTTGATTTTCTAAAGATGCTACCTGTGCAGATAGTGCTGATACAACATCCAATTCAAGTACCCCGACAGCTTTATGGGCTGTGTGTTTACCTGCTTCCCCTGCCAATCTGGGTTGCTTTTGGAAAACTTGTTCAACAACGCGTAGATATCATCAAAGCTCTCTTCCAATACTTGACCACCAGCTGTTGCATCTACCACTATTTTTGTTTCAGGGTGCAGACCTTCAATAAAAGTGTGAGCCAATACCTCATTGGTTTGGTTATGGTGTGGACAATCTCTTAGCAACCCCTTGAATCGCTCCCAGGCTGCATAAAGTGATTGGATTTCTCTCTGTTTGAACGCAACTATCTCACTTCTTATCTTTGTGATTTTACCAGAAGGAAAAAATTTATCCAGGAATTTGCAAGCCAAATCATTCCACGATGAAATAGAGTTAGCTAGCTCAGACTTCAACCATCTCTTGGCCTCCCCCCAGTAGAGAAAAAGGGAACAATGTGAGCCTAACATAATCAGATGTGACTCCGTTAGTGATATAGGTATCACTAATCTCCAGAAAATTCAGAATATGTTGTTGGGGTCTTCGTGTGGCAGTCCCATGAACTGTCCATTTTCATGGAGTAGCTGGATCATGCTCTGCTTAAGATCAAAATGCCCACTAATCCTAGGCTTAACGATTGTTGAGGTGAGATTAGCAATGCTGGGTATAGGCACCTCTTGTACCGCCAATGGGTGTTCTTCTGCCATTTCCACAGGAAGTTGGATGAGTGCTTGTAAATTTTTTGCTTCTCGAGCTTCGCCCAACTTCTATGAAATGCTCTCTTAGAATCTGGGTCAAATCATGTAGTCTATCCTGGCTTCTAACCCGTAGCATTCAAGCAAAGTACCTGAGATCAAACACCCATCCAAAAAGAAgattaaaaaaaactaaactcGATAAGTAGTAAAATATTAATGTAGTAAAATAAtcaatttctaagtccccggcaacggcaccaaaagcTTGTTGCCCAAAATcatacacgcaagtatacgcggtcaaTCAAGTAATAAAGGGTGAGTAGAgcatcgttcccacgaggacttgtgatcaaTTATCAACTAAAACAAGCAAATTCTAATTTATCGAGTCAAGAAAAATTTCAAGggatttttgtttgattaattctaCTAACTAAAGTTGTGATTTAAAAGAAGAACTAATCAACTAGCACACTTAGCACGAAGAGTTTTATTCAATGAGaaataatattccagggtcatggtTGGATAACAATCCCGTTGAATTCTTAAATCAACTcgactaattaatttatctggctAATTAACCTGCAAGGACAATAATACTCGTAGAAATTTGACAAAGTCTGCTCTCCTATTCAATTTATTCTAAACCCTATATTTCTATGAGATTAGAGATAAAAAGAACGCATTgatgatttcttacacaattggcTAAGCACGACAAATACGTATATTTCTATCCGTATTTGCAAATAAATTCTCCAATGACTAAGTTCAAGATCACGCTCTATTCAATCCTATTGCAATCAAGAATTACCTCATTTAAGTTTAACTGAAGATTCATacatagtatttcactgttaactaggcagtaaaataattaaactcAGGATATGAATAAATGACCCAGTATGATAAATTAACTTgtcaaatcaatattcgaatatcATAATTCATGTAAAACCATAACCCCATAATAATAGAGTTTAGCCACGCATAGTCATGGTAGCAATCTCACTTAATTCCCAAgaatacataaaaatcaataaaagaagggaaaaagaagaaCTCAAGACAAATTCCACGGTCTCCAAACTCTGTGATGACTTTTCTCCGCTTCCAAgtgtgttagatgacctaaaagaggcatttttggcttatatattgcgtacaaaagtcgtgggccaacgTTTTTCTTTTCCTATTCCGACTCAgattcagggattgatgctggggtggatgcttcgcatccaccttagcTTCAACTTCTCATCATCGCATGCTGGGCTGGATGCTTCGCATCTACCCTCTGTTCCTTCATCTCTATTGTGCCCAGGTGTGGTTGCTAAGGCGGATGCATTCTCCCGACTTCACTGCCAAGAATGCCCCAAATACACTTTTTCCCTAGGttatgcgacgcatccaccctattCTTCTATAGCtggagcaccttttcttcatatttgtgCACTCCAAACatcctaaatcatcacacacaactcaattagtatggtattgaatgagttgtcaatttttatgagttttgtcgggttccgaggtgcgggctcgggtttgactttttggttgactttgggctttgaTTAAATATTCCACCTTTattgattgggtttgtttcctttggtattatttgatgttcttgagttacttttggctagtttcgagccgttcagaggtcagTACGCATGGGTTAGTATCTTTGGAGTATCGcttggcttgcttggtattggattcgtcttgttcgaggtaagtaacacttctaaacttggtgctgagggtatgaatccctgaacatacgtgttatgtgtttggtgttgaggtgacgcacatgctaggtgacaggcgtatgggcgtgcaccgtgtaaattatgactcggttgattctgtgaTACTGTGTAGTTATCTAATCTTGTTTTTATCCAAGGAATTTCTACGtgatagagtaattgagttgtgatccatgttaaaaaccatgtttaggctatatgtttatttttttgggacccactgaggtcatatctgctgttgagttatttgcttaaattgcagttacatactcagtcatagtcattcatttgtatatcatatctcagtctttgttatcatttgttgtcacaacatattatcattatttgggctgattggcatgagatttatgagcccgagagactggagagattgatgactgggtTAGGGCTCGAGAGCCGTGCTGTGAGAGagatatgtggatcgggttacatgccgcaataggccttatggctatatgtggatcgggttgcacaccgcaacatgccttatggctatatgtgaaTTTTGCAAGCCGCAACAtaccttatggctatatgtggatcgggttataTGCCGCAAtaggccttatggctatatgtggattgggctacacgccgcagcaggccttataggcattattattattgatgagatcgggctgcacgccgcagcagacaCCGTATAGTGTTGAGagactgagtgtgctgagtgattgagcgtgatgagtgggagtgtgagacagtgagattgagtactctaagagcaTGGATACATGATGTCATCACTATGATGCATCACATTTGACATGTATACTTgatatacatgcatagagatgaaTTTCCTCATGTTACACGattttgtgacatttatgacttcacatgcacattgaaatgtaggcatagagacgtacttCCTCATGATATCTGAGATTGAAACatcttatttgttgttgaaagttttttgggaaaaatcacagatttctaacttactcatattttggtaatttcggtgaAAGACTTGAGTTTTACTGTTAATACTTAAATATCAtgcctatttttttgtaattgtgaacgagctgagcatcatatctttgagttgtttcttgtactacttttattatatcgttatgagttgatgttggctattgatgttggactctgaccgttgtccaagctcatcactgctttcaacctaaggttaggtttgttacttattgagtacatgaggtcggttttactcatactacacttctgcaccttgcatgtagaTTTGGATGCTGGTGTTCCTATGTATGGCGAGAGCtggaattgaagatgtacccgcgttccggtcataactgcctcttgttcttggtagctttagaatttttgatttgttcatgtatatttcagacagatgatgtatttattttatatcagctttgtaaactctaaatcttagaagctcatgatttgactaccaatccttgggagtTTTGAATAAAAGTTTAGATGTATTATCATTACTTCTCATAGCAAACCtcatttgaattatattattgttaaattagcttacttagcgggttgggttaggtgccatcacgactagttggattttgggtcgtgacaagttggtattagagctctaggttcctaggttctacaagtcatgagcaagtgtctagtagagtcttgtggatcagtatgatgacgtccatacctatctttgagaagCTACGGGGCATTTaagataaacttcccatctttctttccttatcgtgcaacattgattcaacttgaagcacATCTCTTTGAATTTCTCCCATTCACTCATATGCATATATGATCGTTGGGTATTATTTATACATCGACGGCTTGtagattccatggatgaggtgtgagatgtgttttctgtgtgctgatgatgggccagtctgaaggacttaaggtcgggttttgactgtagctcgAGCACGGGGATTTTAGttatgtgagcacgtgcttttggacttatatgtccggtagtgtccctatgaatggaatttgtggctcgatgagtggttggatggctatgtgatgTGTATGACGTGACTGCAGTATGTGTTCaaatggtttgaatgtgacgggaatagtttgcttgagatgtgaaaaagactattggatgcttgATTTCTGTGGATGTGTCATACATTTTAAGTTATGAAGGTTTTGAGAGTTTCTTTTGTGTTATTTCATTTGTGAGACGAAATAGATTTTCAGGttttgttgatgagttcagactcaggaagattaagtgattgcatagtagttgtggctgtgaaagggtatagagatatgtcagtttgaggctatgCAGGCGGGTCACCTGCAGgataatctacggatgtgtgatccttatgatattATGTGGATACTTTCTTTTTTATCAGTGGGTATaggtgttgcaatttgagtttggattggttgagaaagttgacctgactgtcactaggatgaatgcgagcttagcgggtgatttgaggtattatatggtttgtattatatgagcttatgaaggatttagttgaatctcactatggtataatggcagtaatagagtatcggcattgtgagttatcgagtatttttatctatggctttgagccaagtgagaGAGTCTGCTATCGaagatttgattgcatggttacgtgttgtattggtttcggtctgaggcatacttgtggatcagttatgacttgtagaggctggttttgaggatgacttaagcaaggGAATTTCTGAATGCATAGTGTATTACACTTTAtaggtatatgggaatcatggaatgattgagttgttattcatgAAGGATGCAGTGCATAGGGAGTAGGAGTTTGCTCGGTTgcgttaaggcagggttacttctttggggtgttgtcgtgctaatgaggcacaggtcgttcggcccgtttgggtggtacaattgagatttgagcagattAGGCGACTCTCGGGAAGATtataatgggttcaagatttatatgtagcaattgagaattttccggatttgtatatggctagaatccgagatttgcattggatggtgtcgagactcgcagtatttctatattattatggattctacatttcagtatcaggaaggtgaaggaaatgactttagattcatagaaggtctcttcagagtgggcgTCTTGGTTGCGGTACTTttgggggtgcttaagagggaatacaacggcttatgggccttagggcagtgtggttttatgctaggatctttTGTGATGCtttttgggtaaggatcgtggtgttctggcaaggagaagtgtcaacttgagggtaattcggaaggaacttgGAGGAAATACGACAGCTTGGTAGTAAGGGGGATCAACATATTAATGGATATGATTGgctctttgggtacttatgatgtggtgaggctttacgggtgttttgtggcaaCACTCTTGGATATGGCGACCtgcatggcttggttgagttagagggattcagttctgatagcttggttatgtgcaaatagatttcaaagagttctcgatgatttttgccacggtttgagatggatatttcctaccagcATGGGGAGCATGTTGAGAATTGTGATTTTCTACTAGATGGGATCATGCAAAAGGTtcctggctaattgagtatgta comes from the Nicotiana tabacum cultivar K326 chromosome 14, ASM71507v2, whole genome shotgun sequence genome and includes:
- the LOC142168868 gene encoding uncharacterized protein LOC142168868; the protein is MAKQPQPIVAKPPPPFPQRLQKMKDNTAYKKFLDILKQVQINIPLVDILQEVPKYAKYIKEIVANKCKLTEFDIVALTEECSSRIYNKLSPKLKDPGSFIIQISIGKHVVGRALCDLEASINPMPLYVFLQLGSGDPRPTMVVLQLADRSLANPEGIIEDVLVQVGTFIFPANFVILDYEPNQEVLFILGRPFLATSRAIIDVCEGQMTMRVGTTPYLLSEDPLGRALIYEEEEEDELGEEFIQVLNMTCQYINGLKRFKEIDRPLTLTPPKPSIEEAPKLELKPLPSHLRYTYLGVSESLPVIILSLLSHVQEDKFMRVLREHKGAIGWTIADIKGISPSFCMHKILLEEFDLEIRDRKGTENQVADQLSRLENHE